The Pelmatolapia mariae isolate MD_Pm_ZW linkage group LG10_11, Pm_UMD_F_2, whole genome shotgun sequence genome includes a region encoding these proteins:
- the mroh1 gene encoding maestro heat-like repeat-containing protein family member 1 isoform X1, translated as MDETDVEQVTLALLDAATDKDSEVQEQVRKSILTLGKQQPDRVLAMCQDYLLKHPKLVVSHRVVILRTIELIVSYRIEEISPSRIKSIISLASDEMTRSKEVIPDWQQAASNILVAVGNKHINDIMEEILSKFQPGVLPHFFVVQTLANLSDSNVYGMVPFLNAILGTMLPMLSMAKQDNIKWVFSSALSHFSDSILEYLANLDKAPDPSVRKDTFSCDIYAAFEILFNNWLQSREPKLRLTVAEAVGSMCHLMASDKLEEQIPRLVPAILSLYKKNNEHYIISKSLCQVLDASVNMGSRVLETQLEALLFALHQQVSAPVDYSNPPTVKNHNEVLRCFSLIANSFPDRLVMFVLQKLENSNERSRMGSLAVLRHLINSSTSTMESKKLLILASIRQPMADHSNKVKKRVVQVISAMAHHGYLELEGGELLVRFIVQHCALPDTYQRSQRPTDPEEVTNESLRSMCDNTLHLLTTTVGRLADVLWPKLLYYLTPSQYSNATTPLCKSLIVLGNKKKNNQEPSFKIDFTREVNLPSPQTLMIRLLVNAAFPFNNRDHGAPSLSLLQILSINIHPNAEAVWDKEIAPLLTVLEESAAESLDKKEWDKRLLELLSKTLTALDDDKWVCQLAAESTRYLPTYNNALEEKSFLYRCIGVTLQHCFNKELVKKQLHEVLLAARHNDAVEREGVAMGVGLCANSHLEGTLAKLDEFGKSDAFKKSPSIFNLLKERNDVEVEKVKSTLILCYGQVAVNAPPEKILNRIDQDILRCISKHFNTKVLGIKVETKDLTMKLSLIQSVGLIAKAISECVKKQGYIFSRKQELITVMLDFIKAEQADALRTPVRQLVMSTCANLIPLDPPMSENENFDLLKVCINSVFSLPAETHTPEKIKEEEPLDPKQRKALYKDTLAALQELLKSVLAKDPTPDGLQNVFKHIESWLSSGQDHERERAITATAHILAYYLDNLTVKNMVSFHNLGALLGRLSPRCSDPVPAVRAAAVDCIHTLLYIQLRYEGFSLDYKDESVDSLLSLKDRLENPDHSVLYKTCSDLTKVMSKRLPQQQLTTLVFMLFEGLVDSQTNCCRASTVILNTLLKNRGGGLQDMVPEMLEVLHVRLQSITEDQVRVAVGQTVLILASQHLQTVINTLVNQPLPYDNWISEMWMALGADPIVANQIMEMVMEKLSIMAPYVDKKESLMRGGTTKVATNQPLAMTCGLKELLLNGQSQEPAVSLFPRLFSCLTVRLGASVGVSAPKDSNSKHTASIHVAGVAAEALRILLARAQLDEVMKKLDEDNAWDAVKEASTHVKGVTLLARAMAKHAGPRLPAIVECLCPLLNNIYECQRITVTAFFSELLNHHVVTELMLVDVLMNNMMERISDPCCTVRMLAVRGLGNIAVGSPEKVNKYAKELLAAMSSGMEEKDDPGKLITLEAMSGLSKVLVHLDKKNVHLLAVYIFMKIKPFLESENDEIRCASIHLMGNLSTFGSGEQVFKDQIHNVLVSLLLHLVDPNPQVVKACKYAMRVCAPVVGSEQITAMFQNHLHEDKSLHYGEFINDLTKYLIQDFPGMLNFYHISVIQFFKSNWPEVRAGAAMFIGFMLGNLQEEHHSHLNMGTITKGLVMLLQDPDPVVRVKAAEAMGHFH; from the exons ATGGATGAGACGGATGTTGAAC AGGTGACCCTGGCTCTTCTTGATGCAGCCACCGATAAAGACTCAGAAGTCCAGGAACAAGTCAGGAAGTCTATTTTGACTCTGGGAAAACAGCAGCCAGACCGAGTGTTGGCCATGTGTCAGGACTACCTCCTGAAACACCCTAAG CTGGTGGTGAGCCACAGAGTTGTGATTCTTCGGACTATTGAGCTGATTGTTAGCTACAGGATAGAGGAGATCAGTCCTTCCAGAATAAAGAGTATTATCTCCCTGGCCTCAGATGAAATGACTCGATCAAAG GAGGTCATCCCAGACTGGCAGCAGGCAGCCAGTAATATCTTGGTCGCGGTGGGTAATAAGCACATCAATGACATCATGGAGGAGATACTAAGCAAGTTCCAGCCAGGGGTCCTGCCTCACTTCTTTGTAGTTCAAACACTAGCCAACCTCTCTGATTCAAATG TTTATGGCATGGTGCCGTTTCTGAATGCTATTCTGGGAACCATGTTACCCATGCTGAGCATGGCAAAACAGGACAACATAAAGTGGGTCTTCTCTTCTG CTCTGTCTCATTTCAGTGACAGTATCTTGGAGTACCTGGCCAACTTAGACAAGGCTCCAGATCCTTCAGTCAGAAAAGACACGTTCTCCTGTGACATCTATGCTGCTTTTGAAATCCTCTTCAATAACTGGTTACAAAGCAGAGAGCCCAAG TTGAGGCTGACAGTGGCTGAAGCGGTGGGATCAATGTGTCATCTGATGGCCAGCGATAAACTGGAGGAACAGATTCCCAGACTTGTTCCTGCCATCCTGTCCCtgtacaagaaaaacaatgagcaCTACATCATTAGCAAG aGTCTGTGCCAAGTCCTCGATGCATCTGTCAACATGGGCAGCAGGGTGCTGGAGACACAACTGGAAGCTCTGCTCTTTGCACTGCACCAACAG GTGTCTGCCCCTGTTGACTATAGTAACCCTCCTACTGTCAAGAACCACAATGAGGTCCTGCGCTGCTTCAGTTTGATTG CCAACTCTTTCCCAGATCGCCTGGTTATGTTTGTTCTTCAGAAGTTGGAGAACAGTAATGAGAGAAGCAGGATGGGCTCCTTGGCTGTCCTTCGTCACCTCATCAACTCCTCCA CTTCTACTATGGAGAGCAAGAAGCTGCTGATTCTGGCCAGCATCAGACAGCCGATGGCTGACCACAGCAACAAG GTGAAGAAGCGTGTGGTCCAAGTGATCAGTGCCATGGCTCATCACGGCTACTTGGAGTTAGAGGGAGGAGAGTTACTGGTTCGATTCATAGTTCAACATTGTGCTTTACCTGACACATATCAG CGGAGTCAGAGGCCCACAGATCCAGAGGAGGTAACTAACGAGTCACTCAGGTCAATGTGTGACAACACCCTTCATCTCCTCACTACCACTGTTGGACGACTAGCCGAT GTACTGTGGCCAAAGTTGCTGTATTATCTGACCCCTTCACAGTACAGCAATGCCACTACTCCTCTCTGTAAAAGTCTCATAGTGCTGggcaacaagaagaaaaataacCAAGAGCCCAGCTTCAAAATCGACTTTACACGGGAAG TCAATCTACCATCTCCACAAACACTGATGATCAGACTGCTG GTGAATGCAGCTTTTCCATTCAATAACAGAGATCATGGCGCTCcgtccctctctctcctccaaatCCTCAGTATTAACATTCACCCCAATGCAGAGGCAGTCTGGGACAAAGAAATAGCTCCACTGCTTACAGTACTAGAGG AGTCCGCTGCAGAGAGTCTGGATAAGAAGGAGTGGGACAAGAGGCTACTGGag CTCTTGTCTAAAACCCTGACAGCACTTGATGATGATAAGTGGGTATGTCAGTTGGCAGCTGAATCAACCAGATACCTCCCTACATATAACAACGCCTTAGAGGAGAAG agCTTCCTGTATCGATGTATAGGAGTGACTCTCCAACACTGTTTCAATAAAGAGCTGGTCAAAAAACAGCTGCATGAAGTTCTCCTCGCAGCTCGGCACAATGATGCAGTCGAAAGAGAG GGAGTGGCGATGGGCGTCGGTCTGTGTGCAAACAGCCACTTGGAGGGAACTCTGGCCAAGCTGGATGAGTTTGGAAAATCGGATGCCTTCAAGAAGTCACCGAGCATCTTTAACCTGCTCAAA GAGCGTAATGATGTTGAGGTGGAGAAGGTGAAAAGCACATTAATCCTGTGCTACGGTCAGGTGGCTGTGAACGCCCCTCCAGAGAAGATTCTGAACCGCATTGATCAGGACATCCTCCGCTGCATCAGTAAACATTTCAACACCAAG GTTCTGGGGATTAAAGTAGAGACAAAG GACCTGACTATGAAGCTCAGTTTGATCCAGAGTGTTGGCCTCATAGCCAAAGCCATCAGCGAGTGTGTGAAGAAACAAGGCTACATCTTCTCTCGCAAGCAGGAGCTCATTACTGTGATGCTG GACTTCATTAAGGCAGAGCAAGCTGATGCACTGAGGACTCCAGTACGCCAGCTTGTGATGAGCACGTGTGCCAACCTTAT TCCACTGGACCCTCCGAtgagtgagaatgagaactttgACTTGCTAAAGGTGTGTATCAACAGTGTGTTCTCTCTGCCAGCTGAGACGCACACTCcagagaaaattaaagaagAGGAGCCGCTCGACCCCAAGCAGAGAAAG GCGCTGTACAAAGACACGCTGGCTGCTCTGCAGGAGCTGCTGAAGAGCGTATTGGCTAAAGATCCAACACCCGACGGTTTACAGAATGTCTTTAAG CACATTGAATCATGGTTGAGTTCTGGACAGGACCACGAGAGGGAGCGAGCTATCACAGCCACAGCTCACATACTGGCTTACTACCTGGATAACCTGACTGTCAAg aacatggtgtctttccacaaCCTTGGAGCTCTGCTGGGCCGCCTGTCTCCACGCTGTTCGGACCCTGTCCCTGCCGTACGCGCTGCTGCCGTCGACTGCATACACACACTCCTTTATATACAACTTCGATATGAAG GATTCTCTTTGGATTATAAGGATGAATCTGTGGACTCTCTGCTGTCGTTAAAGGATCGGCTGGAGAACCCTGACCACTCAGTTCTGTACAAGACCTGCTCAGACCTTACCAAG GTGATGAGTAAGCGTCTGCCTCAGCAGCAGCTGACGACATTGGTGTTCATGCTGTTTGAAGGGCTCGTCGACAGCCAGACAAACTGCTGCCGAGCTTCAACTGTCATTCTGAATACTCTGCTCAAGAACAGAGGAGGCGGACTACAAGATATG GTCCCAGAGATGCTGGAGGTGCTGCATGTGCGTCTGCAGAGCATCACAGAGGACCAg GTGAGAGTGGCAGTGGGACAAACAGTACTTATCCTGGCTTCTCAGCATCTACAGACTGTTATCAATACACTAGTCAACCAACCACTTCCTTATGACAA CTGGATCAGTGAGATGTGGATGGCTTTGGGAGCAGACCCCATTGTAGCTAATCAGATCATGGAGATGGTGATGGAGAAACTTAGCATCATGGCACCCTACGTAGACAAGAAGGAGTCATTGATGAGAGGAGGAACAACAAAGGTGGCTACTAATCAGCCACTGGCT ATGACATGCGGTCTCAAGGAGCTGTTATTAAACGGTCAGAGTCAGGAGCCAGCGGTCAGTCTGTTCCCTCGGCTATTCTCCTGCCTCACTGTGCGACTGGGAGCGAGCGTCGGAGTCTCAGCACCAAAGGACAGCAACTCAAAACACACTGCCTCCATCCACGTAGCAGG GGTAGCAGCTGAAGCGCTGAGAATTTTGTTAGCACGAGCCCAGTTAGATGAGGTGATGAAAAAACTGGATGAGGATAACGCCTGGGATGCAGTGAAGGAAGCCAGTACACATGTTAAAGGAGTGACACTGCTAGCAAG GGCGATGGCTAAGCATGCTGGTCCCAGATTGCCTGCAATCGTGGAGTGTCTGTGTCCATTACTGAACAATATCTATGAATGCCAGCGAATCACTGTCACTGCTTTCTTTTCTGAG CTGTTGAACCATCATGTGGTGACAGAGCTGATGTTAGTAGATGTGTTAATGAACAACATGATGGAGAGGATATCAGATCCTTGCTGCACAGTCCGCATGTTGGCTGTGCGAGGGCTGGGGAACATAGCCGTGGGCTCACCTGAAAAG GTGAATAAATATGCCAAGGAGCTGCTGGCAGCCATGAGTTCAGGAATGGAGGAGAAAGATGATCCAG gTAAACTGATCACACTTGAGGCCATGTCAGGCCTGTCTAAAGTTCTTGTCCACCTTGACAAGAAAAACGTTCACCTACTCGCGGTTTACATCTTCATGAAGATTAAACCTTTCTTGGAAAGT GAGAACGATGAAATCCGCTGTGCTTCCATCCATCTCATGGGTAACCTGTCCACGTTTGGCTCAGGAGAGCAAGTGTTCAAAGACCAGATCCACAATGTTCTGGTCAGCCTGCTGTTACACCTGGTTGATCCAAACCCACAGGTGGTTAAG gcGTGTAAGTATGCGATGCGAGTGTGTGCTCCTGTAGTGGGATCAGAACAGATCACAGCCATGTTTCAGAACCACCTACATGAAGATAAGAGCTTGCACTACGGAGAATTCATCAACGACCTCACAAAATACCTG ATTCAGGACTTTCCTGGCATGCTGAACTTCTACCACATTTCAGTCATCCAATTCTTCAAGAGTAACTGGCCTGAGGTCAGAGCAGGAGCTGCCATGTTTATAG GGTTCATGCTGGGAAATCTTCAAGAGGAGCATCACTCCCACCTCAACATGGGCACCATCACTAAAG GTTTGGTGATGCTGCTTCAAGATCCAGATCCTGTTGTGAGAGTGAAGGCTGCTGAAGCCATGGGACACttccactga
- the mroh1 gene encoding maestro heat-like repeat-containing protein family member 1 isoform X2, with translation MDETDVEQVTLALLDAATDKDSEVQEQVRKSILTLGKQQPDRVLAMCQDYLLKHPKLVVSHRVVILRTIELIVSYRIEEISPSRIKSIISLASDEMTRSKEVIPDWQQAASNILVAVGNKHINDIMEEILSKFQPGVLPHFFVVQTLANLSDSNVYGMVPFLNAILGTMLPMLSMAKQDNIKWVFSSALSHFSDSILEYLANLDKAPDPSVRKDTFSCDIYAAFEILFNNWLQSREPKLRLTVAEAVGSMCHLMASDKLEEQIPRLVPAILSLYKKNNEHYIISKSLCQVLDASVNMGSRVLETQLEALLFALHQQVSAPVDYSNPPTVKNHNEVLRCFSLIANSFPDRLVMFVLQKLENSNERSRMGSLAVLRHLINSSTSTMESKKLLILASIRQPMADHSNKVKKRVVQVISAMAHHGYLELEGGELLVRFIVQHCALPDTYQRSQRPTDPEEVTNESLRSMCDNTLHLLTTTVGRLADVLWPKLLYYLTPSQYSNATTPLCKSLIVLGNKKKNNQEPSFKIDFTREVNLPSPQTLMIRLLVNAAFPFNNRDHGAPSLSLLQILSINIHPNAEAVWDKEIAPLLTVLEESAAESLDKKEWDKRLLELLSKTLTALDDDKWVCQLAAESTRYLPTYNNALEEKSFLYRCIGVTLQHCFNKELVKKQLHEVLLAARHNDAVEREGVAMGVGLCANSHLEGTLAKLDEFGKSDAFKKSPSIFNLLKERNDVEVEKVKSTLILCYGQVAVNAPPEKILNRIDQDILRCISKHFNTKDLTMKLSLIQSVGLIAKAISECVKKQGYIFSRKQELITVMLDFIKAEQADALRTPVRQLVMSTCANLIPLDPPMSENENFDLLKVCINSVFSLPAETHTPEKIKEEEPLDPKQRKALYKDTLAALQELLKSVLAKDPTPDGLQNVFKHIESWLSSGQDHERERAITATAHILAYYLDNLTVKNMVSFHNLGALLGRLSPRCSDPVPAVRAAAVDCIHTLLYIQLRYEGFSLDYKDESVDSLLSLKDRLENPDHSVLYKTCSDLTKVMSKRLPQQQLTTLVFMLFEGLVDSQTNCCRASTVILNTLLKNRGGGLQDMVPEMLEVLHVRLQSITEDQVRVAVGQTVLILASQHLQTVINTLVNQPLPYDNWISEMWMALGADPIVANQIMEMVMEKLSIMAPYVDKKESLMRGGTTKVATNQPLAMTCGLKELLLNGQSQEPAVSLFPRLFSCLTVRLGASVGVSAPKDSNSKHTASIHVAGVAAEALRILLARAQLDEVMKKLDEDNAWDAVKEASTHVKGVTLLARAMAKHAGPRLPAIVECLCPLLNNIYECQRITVTAFFSELLNHHVVTELMLVDVLMNNMMERISDPCCTVRMLAVRGLGNIAVGSPEKVNKYAKELLAAMSSGMEEKDDPGKLITLEAMSGLSKVLVHLDKKNVHLLAVYIFMKIKPFLESENDEIRCASIHLMGNLSTFGSGEQVFKDQIHNVLVSLLLHLVDPNPQVVKACKYAMRVCAPVVGSEQITAMFQNHLHEDKSLHYGEFINDLTKYLIQDFPGMLNFYHISVIQFFKSNWPEVRAGAAMFIGFMLGNLQEEHHSHLNMGTITKGLVMLLQDPDPVVRVKAAEAMGHFH, from the exons ATGGATGAGACGGATGTTGAAC AGGTGACCCTGGCTCTTCTTGATGCAGCCACCGATAAAGACTCAGAAGTCCAGGAACAAGTCAGGAAGTCTATTTTGACTCTGGGAAAACAGCAGCCAGACCGAGTGTTGGCCATGTGTCAGGACTACCTCCTGAAACACCCTAAG CTGGTGGTGAGCCACAGAGTTGTGATTCTTCGGACTATTGAGCTGATTGTTAGCTACAGGATAGAGGAGATCAGTCCTTCCAGAATAAAGAGTATTATCTCCCTGGCCTCAGATGAAATGACTCGATCAAAG GAGGTCATCCCAGACTGGCAGCAGGCAGCCAGTAATATCTTGGTCGCGGTGGGTAATAAGCACATCAATGACATCATGGAGGAGATACTAAGCAAGTTCCAGCCAGGGGTCCTGCCTCACTTCTTTGTAGTTCAAACACTAGCCAACCTCTCTGATTCAAATG TTTATGGCATGGTGCCGTTTCTGAATGCTATTCTGGGAACCATGTTACCCATGCTGAGCATGGCAAAACAGGACAACATAAAGTGGGTCTTCTCTTCTG CTCTGTCTCATTTCAGTGACAGTATCTTGGAGTACCTGGCCAACTTAGACAAGGCTCCAGATCCTTCAGTCAGAAAAGACACGTTCTCCTGTGACATCTATGCTGCTTTTGAAATCCTCTTCAATAACTGGTTACAAAGCAGAGAGCCCAAG TTGAGGCTGACAGTGGCTGAAGCGGTGGGATCAATGTGTCATCTGATGGCCAGCGATAAACTGGAGGAACAGATTCCCAGACTTGTTCCTGCCATCCTGTCCCtgtacaagaaaaacaatgagcaCTACATCATTAGCAAG aGTCTGTGCCAAGTCCTCGATGCATCTGTCAACATGGGCAGCAGGGTGCTGGAGACACAACTGGAAGCTCTGCTCTTTGCACTGCACCAACAG GTGTCTGCCCCTGTTGACTATAGTAACCCTCCTACTGTCAAGAACCACAATGAGGTCCTGCGCTGCTTCAGTTTGATTG CCAACTCTTTCCCAGATCGCCTGGTTATGTTTGTTCTTCAGAAGTTGGAGAACAGTAATGAGAGAAGCAGGATGGGCTCCTTGGCTGTCCTTCGTCACCTCATCAACTCCTCCA CTTCTACTATGGAGAGCAAGAAGCTGCTGATTCTGGCCAGCATCAGACAGCCGATGGCTGACCACAGCAACAAG GTGAAGAAGCGTGTGGTCCAAGTGATCAGTGCCATGGCTCATCACGGCTACTTGGAGTTAGAGGGAGGAGAGTTACTGGTTCGATTCATAGTTCAACATTGTGCTTTACCTGACACATATCAG CGGAGTCAGAGGCCCACAGATCCAGAGGAGGTAACTAACGAGTCACTCAGGTCAATGTGTGACAACACCCTTCATCTCCTCACTACCACTGTTGGACGACTAGCCGAT GTACTGTGGCCAAAGTTGCTGTATTATCTGACCCCTTCACAGTACAGCAATGCCACTACTCCTCTCTGTAAAAGTCTCATAGTGCTGggcaacaagaagaaaaataacCAAGAGCCCAGCTTCAAAATCGACTTTACACGGGAAG TCAATCTACCATCTCCACAAACACTGATGATCAGACTGCTG GTGAATGCAGCTTTTCCATTCAATAACAGAGATCATGGCGCTCcgtccctctctctcctccaaatCCTCAGTATTAACATTCACCCCAATGCAGAGGCAGTCTGGGACAAAGAAATAGCTCCACTGCTTACAGTACTAGAGG AGTCCGCTGCAGAGAGTCTGGATAAGAAGGAGTGGGACAAGAGGCTACTGGag CTCTTGTCTAAAACCCTGACAGCACTTGATGATGATAAGTGGGTATGTCAGTTGGCAGCTGAATCAACCAGATACCTCCCTACATATAACAACGCCTTAGAGGAGAAG agCTTCCTGTATCGATGTATAGGAGTGACTCTCCAACACTGTTTCAATAAAGAGCTGGTCAAAAAACAGCTGCATGAAGTTCTCCTCGCAGCTCGGCACAATGATGCAGTCGAAAGAGAG GGAGTGGCGATGGGCGTCGGTCTGTGTGCAAACAGCCACTTGGAGGGAACTCTGGCCAAGCTGGATGAGTTTGGAAAATCGGATGCCTTCAAGAAGTCACCGAGCATCTTTAACCTGCTCAAA GAGCGTAATGATGTTGAGGTGGAGAAGGTGAAAAGCACATTAATCCTGTGCTACGGTCAGGTGGCTGTGAACGCCCCTCCAGAGAAGATTCTGAACCGCATTGATCAGGACATCCTCCGCTGCATCAGTAAACATTTCAACACCAAG GACCTGACTATGAAGCTCAGTTTGATCCAGAGTGTTGGCCTCATAGCCAAAGCCATCAGCGAGTGTGTGAAGAAACAAGGCTACATCTTCTCTCGCAAGCAGGAGCTCATTACTGTGATGCTG GACTTCATTAAGGCAGAGCAAGCTGATGCACTGAGGACTCCAGTACGCCAGCTTGTGATGAGCACGTGTGCCAACCTTAT TCCACTGGACCCTCCGAtgagtgagaatgagaactttgACTTGCTAAAGGTGTGTATCAACAGTGTGTTCTCTCTGCCAGCTGAGACGCACACTCcagagaaaattaaagaagAGGAGCCGCTCGACCCCAAGCAGAGAAAG GCGCTGTACAAAGACACGCTGGCTGCTCTGCAGGAGCTGCTGAAGAGCGTATTGGCTAAAGATCCAACACCCGACGGTTTACAGAATGTCTTTAAG CACATTGAATCATGGTTGAGTTCTGGACAGGACCACGAGAGGGAGCGAGCTATCACAGCCACAGCTCACATACTGGCTTACTACCTGGATAACCTGACTGTCAAg aacatggtgtctttccacaaCCTTGGAGCTCTGCTGGGCCGCCTGTCTCCACGCTGTTCGGACCCTGTCCCTGCCGTACGCGCTGCTGCCGTCGACTGCATACACACACTCCTTTATATACAACTTCGATATGAAG GATTCTCTTTGGATTATAAGGATGAATCTGTGGACTCTCTGCTGTCGTTAAAGGATCGGCTGGAGAACCCTGACCACTCAGTTCTGTACAAGACCTGCTCAGACCTTACCAAG GTGATGAGTAAGCGTCTGCCTCAGCAGCAGCTGACGACATTGGTGTTCATGCTGTTTGAAGGGCTCGTCGACAGCCAGACAAACTGCTGCCGAGCTTCAACTGTCATTCTGAATACTCTGCTCAAGAACAGAGGAGGCGGACTACAAGATATG GTCCCAGAGATGCTGGAGGTGCTGCATGTGCGTCTGCAGAGCATCACAGAGGACCAg GTGAGAGTGGCAGTGGGACAAACAGTACTTATCCTGGCTTCTCAGCATCTACAGACTGTTATCAATACACTAGTCAACCAACCACTTCCTTATGACAA CTGGATCAGTGAGATGTGGATGGCTTTGGGAGCAGACCCCATTGTAGCTAATCAGATCATGGAGATGGTGATGGAGAAACTTAGCATCATGGCACCCTACGTAGACAAGAAGGAGTCATTGATGAGAGGAGGAACAACAAAGGTGGCTACTAATCAGCCACTGGCT ATGACATGCGGTCTCAAGGAGCTGTTATTAAACGGTCAGAGTCAGGAGCCAGCGGTCAGTCTGTTCCCTCGGCTATTCTCCTGCCTCACTGTGCGACTGGGAGCGAGCGTCGGAGTCTCAGCACCAAAGGACAGCAACTCAAAACACACTGCCTCCATCCACGTAGCAGG GGTAGCAGCTGAAGCGCTGAGAATTTTGTTAGCACGAGCCCAGTTAGATGAGGTGATGAAAAAACTGGATGAGGATAACGCCTGGGATGCAGTGAAGGAAGCCAGTACACATGTTAAAGGAGTGACACTGCTAGCAAG GGCGATGGCTAAGCATGCTGGTCCCAGATTGCCTGCAATCGTGGAGTGTCTGTGTCCATTACTGAACAATATCTATGAATGCCAGCGAATCACTGTCACTGCTTTCTTTTCTGAG CTGTTGAACCATCATGTGGTGACAGAGCTGATGTTAGTAGATGTGTTAATGAACAACATGATGGAGAGGATATCAGATCCTTGCTGCACAGTCCGCATGTTGGCTGTGCGAGGGCTGGGGAACATAGCCGTGGGCTCACCTGAAAAG GTGAATAAATATGCCAAGGAGCTGCTGGCAGCCATGAGTTCAGGAATGGAGGAGAAAGATGATCCAG gTAAACTGATCACACTTGAGGCCATGTCAGGCCTGTCTAAAGTTCTTGTCCACCTTGACAAGAAAAACGTTCACCTACTCGCGGTTTACATCTTCATGAAGATTAAACCTTTCTTGGAAAGT GAGAACGATGAAATCCGCTGTGCTTCCATCCATCTCATGGGTAACCTGTCCACGTTTGGCTCAGGAGAGCAAGTGTTCAAAGACCAGATCCACAATGTTCTGGTCAGCCTGCTGTTACACCTGGTTGATCCAAACCCACAGGTGGTTAAG gcGTGTAAGTATGCGATGCGAGTGTGTGCTCCTGTAGTGGGATCAGAACAGATCACAGCCATGTTTCAGAACCACCTACATGAAGATAAGAGCTTGCACTACGGAGAATTCATCAACGACCTCACAAAATACCTG ATTCAGGACTTTCCTGGCATGCTGAACTTCTACCACATTTCAGTCATCCAATTCTTCAAGAGTAACTGGCCTGAGGTCAGAGCAGGAGCTGCCATGTTTATAG GGTTCATGCTGGGAAATCTTCAAGAGGAGCATCACTCCCACCTCAACATGGGCACCATCACTAAAG GTTTGGTGATGCTGCTTCAAGATCCAGATCCTGTTGTGAGAGTGAAGGCTGCTGAAGCCATGGGACACttccactga